One segment of Thermococcus sp. DNA contains the following:
- a CDS encoding DHHA1 domain-containing protein — translation EIEFIGKVVEGTMDDLREAANRLRKERRVIVLISREGHFVVAVGDGLDLKAGELAKVVTSVAGGGGGGRKELAQGRIKNPLKAEEAIEEVKKRLG, via the coding sequence CGAAATTGAGTTCATAGGTAAAGTCGTTGAGGGAACTATGGACGACCTCCGCGAGGCAGCGAACAGGCTCAGGAAGGAGAGGCGCGTTATCGTTCTCATAAGCAGGGAGGGACACTTCGTCGTGGCTGTTGGCGATGGCCTTGACCTCAAAGCGGGCGAGCTGGCGAAAGTGGTAACGAGCGTTGCCGGCGGTGGCGGAGGCGGAAGGAAGGAACTTGCCCAGGGAAGAATCAAGAACCCGCTGAAGGCCGAGGAGGCCATTGAAGAGGTGAAGAAGAGACTCGGCTGA